In Ipomoea triloba cultivar NCNSP0323 chromosome 15, ASM357664v1, one genomic interval encodes:
- the LOC116005620 gene encoding UBP1-associated protein 2C-like, whose amino-acid sequence MEEVKKRKLDEGAWNGQVDSSISPPAAEELRSLLDPLPKPQLVDLLAKLGSQYPSIAEEIKNVARADPALRKLFVRGLAWDTSSETLCAAFEEHGEIEEGAVIFDKATGKSRGYGFITFKDMESAQRALKAPSKMIDGRMAVCNLASEGLSSSSITPDQAQRKLYVGGLSPETTTEMLLNFFRRHGDIEEGSVAYDKDTDKSRGFGFVTYKTVESAKKAIDDPQRMLGGRNITVKLADNYKGKVTQVQAPAAMVPVPLAMTPGYLQTQKPPGSEAPVGYTYPQSMAAYPNATYSSPLAVPSPYPVQPQIPYPQYAAQYAAKRDPPPTLPSFGGYPYYMPKP is encoded by the exons aTGGAGGAAGTGAAGAAGAGGAAGCTAGACGAAGGTGCATGGAATGGTCAAGTGGATTCAAGCATATCACCTCCAGCAGCCGAAGAATTACGCTCTCTGCTTGACCCGCTACCCAAACCGCAGCTCGTTGATCTCCTCGCTAAGCT GGGGTCACAATATCCTTCAATTgctgaagaaattaaaaatgttgcAAGAGCAGATCCTGCCCTTCGAAAGCTTTTTGTTCGTGGTTTAGCTTGGGATACTTCTTCAGAAACTTTGTGTGCT GCTTTTGAAGAGCATGGTGAAATTGAGGAGGGTGCAGTCATTTTTGACAAAGCAACTGGAAAATCTCGTGGCTATGGCTTTATTACCTTTAAAGACATGGAATCAGCTCAGAGAGCTCTAAAAGCACCTAGCAAAATGATTGAT GGTCGCATGGCAGTTTGTAACCTGGCATCTGAAGGCTTAAGCAGCTCTAGTATTACACCTGACCAAGCCCAGAGGAAGCTCTACGTTGGGGGTTTATCACCAGAAACGACTACTGAGATGCTGCTCAACTTTTTCAGAAGGCATGGTGATATAGAGGAGGGTTCAGTCGCATATGACAAAGATACAGACAAATCTCG TGGTTTTGGTTTTGTCACCTATAAAACAGTGGAGTCCGCAAAGAAAGCTATAGATGATCCACAAAGGATGCTCGGG GGTAGGAATATTACCGTGAAACTTGCTGACAACTACAAGGGCAAGGTAACTCAAGTGCAGGCACCAGCAGCAATGGTTCCAGTACCGTTAGCAATGACGCCTGGGTACCTGCAAACTCAAAAACCACCTGGCTCTGAAGCTCCTGTTGGCTACACTTATCCTCAGTCTATGGCCGCCTACCCAAACGCCACATATTCAAGTCCACTAGCTGTACCTTCTCCATATCCCGTGCAACCTCAAATTCCATATCCTCAATATGCTGCTCAATATGCTGCCAAGAGAGATCCTCCTCCAACGCTTCCCTCATTCGGGGGTTATCCATACTACATGCCAAAGCCATAG
- the LOC116006193 gene encoding transcription termination factor MTEF18, mitochondrial-like yields MNHLRELRISSLLKWVSVNYTHNSFRPSRTKLWAIGSTDIAQNYRFYRTKKSLEEKSQFSPTVRRQAQAALLEYLHSTRGLQFLDAEHISRNSPHFLESLLKRVDNSESQSVGSVARYLRYHPINEFEPFFESMGLHPSEYSLVLPPQLMFLNDDQVLMQNYHVFCNCGFPRDKIGKIYKEAPEVFRYSRGVLELKLRLFGEVGLELDRSTLVKVIYSNPYLLVGNVDREFLRFLEKLRSAGIEHEWIWKQLLKGVSYNWSRLFEVLLLFGKLGFGEEQLGKVIGNNPELLFESSGRTIFSIMGFLWKFGCTQHKIYSMFAQFPQIQTGKFLKNLHYCYHVLIEIEMPVEEIGSIFRTDPLLLGSCSLKKADSLLRTLNSGKKRLCKMILEDPQVLKKWVLGARVEPVPIAEEMQRSKEMKTKFLLNLGFVENRGEMEGALKAFRGKGLELQERFDCFVKAGIDPKDVSTMIRVYPNILNQTKDVIEAKIDFLVNSLGYPLSSLVSFPSYIAYNLQRTKLRVSMYNWLKNQGSVDPNLALRTIVACSEKAFVRAYVSRHPEGHEIWEKLKKDINPSD; encoded by the coding sequence ATGAACCATTTGCGGGAGCTGAGAATTTCATCTCTTCTCAAATGGGTATCTGTAAATTATACTCACAATAGCTTTAGACCATCAAGAACCAAACTTTGGGCCATTGGGTCAACCGACATTGCTCAGAACTATAGGTTTTATCGCACCAAAAAAAGCTTGGAGGAAAAATCCCAATTTTCTCCGACTGTTAGGCGACAAGCCCAGGCTGCTCTATTGGAGTACTTGCATTCCACCAGAGGGCTGCAGTTTTTGGATGCTGAGCACATAAGTAGAAACTCGCCACATTTTCTTGAAAGTTTGTTGAAAAGGGTAGATAATAGTGAAAGTCAGAGTGTTGGGTCTGTAGCTAGGTATTTGAGGTACCATCCCATTAATGAATTCGAGCCGTTTTTCGAGAGTATGGGGTTGCACCCTTCTGAGTACTCTTTGGTGCTCCCACCACAGTTGATGTTCTTGAATGATGATCAGGTTTTGATGCAGAACTATCATGTGTTCTGTAATTGCGGTTTTCCAAGGGATAAGATAGGCAAAATTTACAAAGAAGCTCCGGAGGTCTTTAGGTATAGCCGAGGAGTATTGGAGTTGAAGCTTCGGTTGTTTGGTGAGGTTGGTTTAGAGTTAGACCGATCCACTTTGGTTAAGGTTATTTATTCTAATCCTTACCTTTTGGTAGGAAATGTGGATAGGGAATTCTTAAGATTTTTGGAGAAGTTGAGGAGTGCGGGAATTGAACATGAGTGGATTTGGAAGCAGTTATTGAAAGGAGTCTCGTATAACTGGAGCCGTTTATTTGAAGTCCTACTCTTGTTCGGTAAGTTAGGTTTTGGTGAAGAGCAATTGGGAAAAGTAATAGGCAATAACCCGGAGCTTTTATTTGAGAGCTCAGGGCGTACTATATTTTCAATTATGGGATTCTTGTGGAAATTTGGATGCACGCAGCATAAGATATATAGCATGTTTGCTCAATTCCCACAAATTCAAACCGGGAAGTTTCTTAAGAACTTGCACTACTGTTACCATGTTCTGATTGAAATTGAAATGCCCGTTGAGGAGATTGGGAGTATTTTTCGCACGGACCCTTTGCTGCTGGGTTCGTGTTCTTTAAAGAAAGCAGACAGCTTGCTACGTACTTTAAATTCTGGGAAGAAGCGGCTTTGTAAAATGATCTTAGAGGATCCACAGGTTTTGAAGAAATGGGTTCTAGGAGCAAGAGTCGAACCAGTTCCAATAGCCGAAGAGATGCAAAGATCAAAAGAGATGAAAACTAAGTTTCTGTTGAATTTAGGCTTTGTTGAAAACCGGGGTGAAATGGAAGGAGCTCTCAAAGCTTTTCGAGGAAAAGGGTTGGAGCTTCAAGAGAGATTTGACTGTTTTGTCAAGGCCGGTATAGATCCTAAAGACGTCTCTACGATGATCAGAGTTTATCCTAATATTCTCAACCAAACCAAAGATGTCATCGAAGCAAAGATCGATTTTCTTGTCAACAGCTTGGGGTACCCGCTGTCTAGTTTAGTTTCATTCCCATCGTATATCGCCTACAATTTACAGAGAACTAAACTTAGGGTTTCTATGTATAATTGGCTGAAAAATCAAGGGAGTGTGGATCCTAACTTGGCCTTAAGGACCATTGTAGCTTGTTCAGAGAAAGCTTTCGTGAGGGCATATGTAAGTCGACATCCTGAAGGTCATGAAATTTGGGAAAAACTGAAGAAAGATATAAACCCTTCTGATTGA